Below is a window of Fulvitalea axinellae DNA.
CATCAGCGTATGCACCGAACGGCCGATAATCTTGTCGCACATCACGATGCAATCGTCGTAACGCTCGGACCAGAGGTAAACATCGGCCAAAAGAGCCTGTATAGCGGCTCTGGAGCCACGGCCCTTGTTCAACGCCAACGATCCGAAATCGGACTTGGCGGTACGCTCGGCCAATTTCAGGTCCTCGATTATCCGGTTCAGAATCTCAGTTTCCTTGCTTTTCGGAATATGGAATTCCACATTATCCGAATCGGAAGGTTCCAGAATCAGGGGAACTTCGTGGAAAGTCCTGAGCAGATAAAAATATCCGAGGGCCCGGGCGAAATACGCTTCGGCCAAATACCCGTCAAGCTCTTCTTTGGTGAAAGAAAAGTCGATATCGCGAGCGCCGGGAGCGTATTTGAGCACCGTATTGGCATAATTGATCATCCGGTACATCTCTCCCCACTTCAGGTGGGTGTTCGTGTCCAGAATCCTGAGGTCCATGATGTCTTGGGAATCCCCCGCTTCCAGGCCCTCGCCACCGGCTAGCATATCGGCGCGGAGTTCGCCCCAGATAAACACCTTGTTCACCGATTTCCTCATCTCCACGAAAATGGTGTTGACACTGGCCTCCACGTCCTCTTTCGATTGCCAGAAAGACTCTTTGGTTATATTATTCTCTGGCTCAATCTGCAACCAATCCGAACAGCCGAAAACCGACACGGAAGCCACAACTAGCAGGAGAAGTTTGATTTTCTTCATAATTGCCATCTTTAGAAATTCGAAAAAATCCCTAGAACGTAGCCGACAAGCCGAACACGAACGACCTGCTTGGCGGTGTCTGGTCATTATCTACGCCCATAAAGAATGGGTCGGAACCGAAACTCACCTCGGGGTCTTGCCCGGAGTAGTTGGTGAAAGTATAAAGGTTGTACGCCGTAGCGAAGGCGCTCAGGGCCGAAAGATGTAGGCGCTTGAGAAACTTCTGGTCAAAACGGTAGCTAAGCGAAACGTTTTTCCAGCGCAAGAAGCTTCCGTCCTCCACAAAGCGGTCGGAGCCCAAGGTGTTGAAGTTCGTTCCGTAGATCGTTCTCGGAATATCGGTTTCGTCGCCGGGTCTTCTCCACCTTCTTAGCGTAGCCACACTCTGGTTGTTTGTGGACGACATGCTTTCGGTGGAGATCCGGTTTCCGTTTACGATATCGAAACCCGAACGGAAGTGGAAAGAGGAACTCAACGCGAAGTTCATATAGCGGACTTGAAACCTGAAACCGCCTGAAAAGTCAGGGTTAC
It encodes the following:
- a CDS encoding RagB/SusD family nutrient uptake outer membrane protein, with product MKKIKLLLLVVASVSVFGCSDWLQIEPENNITKESFWQSKEDVEASVNTIFVEMRKSVNKVFIWGELRADMLAGGEGLEAGDSQDIMDLRILDTNTHLKWGEMYRMINYANTVLKYAPGARDIDFSFTKEELDGYLAEAYFARALGYFYLLRTFHEVPLILEPSDSDNVEFHIPKSKETEILNRIIEDLKLAERTAKSDFGSLALNKGRGSRAAIQALLADVYLWSERYDDCIVMCDKIIGRSVHTLMSQSLWMDNFIKGNLSESIFELQFESRFGQLNAGIDAFLYNKGTPYFIADESVQDFYPEGDIRGAGATYREEDMFVWKFLAQTKDDVENVRIPDANWVIYRYADILLMKAEALVQKQQYLKAQELLLQVVKRAEGESTLLPTDRFLAEDVILKERAREFAFEGKRWFDILRLAKRNNYERKDVLIKLLASQAPSAERSLWESKLSDPMSYYLPIHIDELRANSKLVQNPYYDY